TGTACGAGTGGAACTATAAGAAGCAGTTGCTGCGCATTCAGGCCGAGCAGGGCCGGGAGTTGTCGTGGGAGGACGTCGAGACCGATCTATTCACCGAGGATTTCTTACTGGAGAGGCCGCTGCTGTCGGCGATTCGCCAGGACGAGCCGACGGTCCTGCTGATCGACGAGATCGACAAGGTGGACTTCGAGTTCGAGGGGCTTTTGCTGGAGATCCTCAGTGATTTTCAGGTCTCGATTCCCGAATTGGGCACAATTGCGGCGAAGCAAATCCCGTTTGTGTTCTTGACGTCGAACAACTCGCGCGAGTTGTCCGAGGCGCTCAAGCGGCGGTGCCTGTATCTCTACCTGGATTACCCGACCCTCGAGCGCGAGCGCGACATCGTTCTATCCCGGATCCCCGAGATCCCGGAAATCCTCGCCGATCAGATCGTGCGCATCGTGCGCAGCATTCGCCAACTCGAGCTGAAGAAGGCTCCCTCGATCGCCGAGAC
The window above is part of the Actinomycetota bacterium genome. Proteins encoded here:
- a CDS encoding MoxR family ATPase encodes the protein MSGRRFSTVAGVSERLSSVGYLTDEAIATVVFLADRLGKPVLVEGPAGTGKTELAKAVAAALGAKLIRLQCYEGLDEAKALYEWNYKKQLLRIQAEQGRELSWEDVETDLFTEDFLLERPLLSAIRQDEPTVLLIDEIDKVDFEFEGLLLEILSDFQVSIPELGTIAAKQIPFVFLTSNNSRELSEALKRRCLYLYLDYPTLERERDIVLSRIPEIPEILADQIVRIVRSIRQLELKKAPSIAETLDWANTLLHLGITSLDSDALRMTMTALLKFQTDVERVSGHLKIPPRPSDN